The sequence below is a genomic window from Syntrophorhabdaceae bacterium.
GAAATTGAGTCCGGTCACGACCCCAGGTACAAATACAATGTGTTCTTCCGAAACGTTCCATCTGTAAAGTTTCTTAAGCCTGCTTACGATCACGTCTATAAGCTCCGCTCCGGGTCTCACATATCCGAAAATCCCATGAGCCGATCGTGTACGAAGGGCCTCAACGATCGGCTCAGCAGAGACAAAATCCATGTCTGCCACCCATAGGGGGATTACCTCGCTGCCATACCGTTGCCATTTAAAGCTGTCTGTGTTCCTTCTATCTATGACTTGGTCAAAATCATACTTCATTACTCTACCTCGGCCGATGTTGATTCCTGACAAGACGAACCCCCTGCCTTCACGGCTATGGCTTCGATTTCAATCAGTCCTCCCTTGGGAAGCCGAGATACTTCTATAGTGCTTCGGGCCGGTCTATGGTCGCCGAAGAATGTTTCGTATAGGCTGTTGACCACCGAGAAATCATTCATGTCCTTCAAGAATATCGTCGTTTTAACTACGTTTCTTCTTCCCATTCCTGCGGCGGCGAGGACGGCTTCTATGTTTGCGAATACCTGTTTGGCCTCGGCCTCGACGCTACCTTTGACAATTGCTCCCGATAAGTCAAGACCAAGTTGGCCCGATAAGAAGAGATACTCACCCCCTGTTGAAAGGACGGCTTGCGAATAGGGACCAACCGGTAGCGGGGCGCTGCCAGTCAAAATTGATTTCATCGTCTCCTCCATAAGAAATTACATCTCCGTTTTTAGAGGCCTGCCTTCCACACGTAAGACTCAAATAGTTTCTTGTAGGGAAATATATCGAAGATGCCCCCGGTGTGGATGAAGAGTATGTTCCGATACACATTGAGCGAACCTTTCTTTATCTCTGTCATTAGCCCATGCATCGCTTTTCCAGTATATACAGGATCTAGGATTATACCCTCCGTACTGGCAAAATCGGCGATGAATCGAAGCTCATCTCGGCTGCACAATCCGTATCCTTCTCCCACGTATTCATCAATGACCTTGATGTCATCAGGTGAATACGGGATACCAACATTCAAATACGCGGTACTTTCATGGAGTATTTCTTCGATCCTTTTTTTGCATCCTGCTGCATTGTCGCTTACACTGATCCCCAAAATGGTCCTGTCGTCCTTCAAAACATTCCGTGCAAGGAACAACCCGGAATATGTGCCGGCTGAACCAAGCGCGACGACGATACAGTCAAAATGTAATTCCATTGCATTTTCCTGATTCACGATCTCTTGAAAGGCCGCGTAATAGCCTAAAGCCCCTATCCCATTGGAGGCCCCTGACGGAATCACGTAAGGCTTCAGGCCTTTGATTTCCATTTCTTTCTTTATATCTTTCATTATCCCGCCGATTCTCAGATTATATTCGGCGGGTGCCACAAATCTAATTTCAGCGCCTAACAATTTGTCCAGCAACAAGTTTCCGTCGTACTCGCTGACAGGATCGCCCCGCAATACAACGCAGACCTTGAGCCCCATCTTTACACTAGCCGCCACGGTTGCCCTGCAGTGATTAGATTGTATCGCCCCGCAGGTAATGAGAGAGTCACATCCGAGGGCAAGAGCTTCCTTCAACGTGTATTCCAATTTTCTAATTTTATTTCCGGAGGTTTCCATCCCGGTCTCGTCATCTCTTTTAATGTAGAGGACGGGACTGTCAGTATTATCCAGTGTTGCGCTAAGTTTTTCTATTCTTGTCGGTAAATTTGCTAAAGTGATTTTATCGGGAAGGTGGACCATCAGAAGAATTCCTTTCTGAGATGGTCCACGGTATATTTCATATGCTCAGTCATGAATTCGCCCGCTGCCTCACTGTCTTTAGCTTTCACCGCACCGTAGATCTTGCCCCATTGTCCAACAATTGCCGGTACAGATATTTCTTCTCTGAAGGAAGAAGAATATATGCGAGTACAAATGAGTCGAAGCCTGTCAAGCTCAGCAGTCAGGATCCCGTTGTGAGCTGCCTCGGAAATATGATCATGGCACCGCTTGTCCAGCCTT
It includes:
- a CDS encoding RidA family protein; this encodes MKSILTGSAPLPVGPYSQAVLSTGGEYLFLSGQLGLDLSGAIVKGSVEAEAKQVFANIEAVLAAAGMGRRNVVKTTIFLKDMNDFSVVNSLYETFFGDHRPARSTIEVSRLPKGGLIEIEAIAVKAGGSSCQESTSAEVE
- a CDS encoding D-cysteine desulfhydrase family protein, producing the protein MVHLPDKITLANLPTRIEKLSATLDNTDSPVLYIKRDDETGMETSGNKIRKLEYTLKEALALGCDSLITCGAIQSNHCRATVAASVKMGLKVCVVLRGDPVSEYDGNLLLDKLLGAEIRFVAPAEYNLRIGGIMKDIKKEMEIKGLKPYVIPSGASNGIGALGYYAAFQEIVNQENAMELHFDCIVVALGSAGTYSGLFLARNVLKDDRTILGISVSDNAAGCKKRIEEILHESTAYLNVGIPYSPDDIKVIDEYVGEGYGLCSRDELRFIADFASTEGIILDPVYTGKAMHGLMTEIKKGSLNVYRNILFIHTGGIFDIFPYKKLFESYVWKAGL